In a single window of the Pseudomonas sp. B21-015 genome:
- a CDS encoding SIMPL domain-containing protein (The SIMPL domain is named for its presence in mouse protein SIMPL (signalling molecule that associates with mouse pelle-like kinase). Bacterial member BP26, from Brucella, was shown to assemble into a channel-like structure, while YggE from E. coli has been associated with resistance to oxidative stress.), whose protein sequence is MHTLRRSAALLALSVGTVASLPALAVDELHYNQISLRAEVSQEVARDLMIVTLYTEEQNTDPAKLAADVSTTMNKALAQAKQVKDITLRQGSRNSYPIYDTKGQKITGWRERAELRLESSDFAALSKLTGELLTDLKMGGMDFAIATPTRKASEDALLKEAVTAFKARAQLATDALGGKGYKIVNLNLNSNGYPQPYMRGPMMMKAAGMDSAPVTPEVEAGTSQVNMTADGAIEVLMP, encoded by the coding sequence ATGCACACATTGCGCCGCAGCGCCGCCCTTCTTGCCTTAAGCGTTGGCACCGTCGCCAGCCTCCCGGCCCTGGCCGTCGACGAACTGCATTACAACCAGATCTCCCTGCGCGCCGAAGTCAGCCAGGAAGTGGCCCGCGACCTGATGATCGTGACCCTCTACACCGAAGAGCAAAACACCGACCCGGCCAAACTCGCCGCCGACGTCAGCACCACCATGAACAAGGCATTGGCCCAGGCCAAACAGGTCAAAGACATCACCCTGCGTCAGGGCAGCCGCAACAGCTACCCGATCTACGACACCAAAGGCCAGAAAATCACCGGCTGGCGTGAACGCGCCGAACTGCGCCTGGAAAGCTCGGACTTCGCCGCCCTGTCCAAACTGACCGGCGAACTGCTCACCGACCTGAAAATGGGCGGCATGGACTTCGCCATCGCCACACCAACCCGCAAGGCCAGCGAAGACGCCCTGCTCAAAGAAGCCGTGACCGCCTTCAAGGCCCGCGCTCAACTGGCCACCGACGCACTGGGCGGCAAGGGCTACAAAATCGTCAACCTGAACCTCAACAGCAACGGTTATCCACAACCGTACATGCGCGGGCCGATGATGATGAAAGCCGCCGGCATGGATTCCGCGCCGGTGACGCCGGAGGTTGAAGCAGGGACCAGCCAGGTCAACATGACGGCGGATGGGGCGATTGAAGTGTTGATGCCTTGA
- a CDS encoding DUF6124 family protein, protein MDKLIPDLPFNTSTPNAEALRTEELLKDREVIKRALDYYLDSPRPYSAKPRRPSTMFLVSPDSDNESLLAQACESLASASVLASDFATNLIGLQRNTALAIQQIIMLAGLAVNRALDNVDPQG, encoded by the coding sequence ATGGATAAGTTAATCCCCGACCTACCCTTCAACACCTCCACACCCAACGCCGAAGCTTTGCGTACCGAAGAGCTACTCAAAGACCGCGAAGTCATAAAACGTGCGCTCGACTACTACCTCGATTCGCCCAGGCCTTACTCCGCAAAACCTCGTCGCCCCAGCACGATGTTCCTGGTTTCCCCGGACAGCGACAACGAAAGTCTCTTGGCTCAAGCTTGCGAGTCATTGGCCTCGGCCAGTGTCCTGGCCAGCGATTTCGCAACAAACCTGATCGGCCTGCAGCGCAATACGGCGTTGGCGATTCAACAGATCATCATGCTGGCGGGGTTGGCGGTGAACCGGGCGTTGGATAACGTCGATCCGCAGGGCTAA
- a CDS encoding NIPSNAP family protein — MTRIVEILMYTLKPGSGLDFHRIMREVSVPLHLKAGMDVVSYGGSLHDDDSYHLIRSYESENHRQASQDLFYSSTDWKQGPRADIISRIEVSTTTVMTLTQEAIDAIRASHRSIQS, encoded by the coding sequence ATGACTCGAATTGTTGAAATCCTGATGTACACCTTGAAACCGGGATCAGGATTGGATTTCCATCGAATAATGCGGGAAGTAAGCGTTCCGCTTCACTTAAAGGCGGGTATGGATGTTGTTTCTTATGGCGGCTCTTTACATGACGATGACAGTTATCACTTAATTCGCTCCTACGAGAGCGAGAATCATCGGCAAGCCTCTCAAGATCTTTTTTACTCAAGTACTGATTGGAAGCAAGGTCCGAGAGCAGACATCATCAGTCGGATTGAAGTAAGCACAACGACTGTTATGACGCTCACTCAAGAGGCGATTGATGCCATCAGAGCTTCCCATAGATCTATCCAGAGCTGA